In Chitinophaga nivalis, a single genomic region encodes these proteins:
- a CDS encoding acyltransferase, whose translation MAYYSHPTAIVDENCIIGDDTKIWHFSHIMSGSKLGNRCNIGQNVVISPDVVLGNNVKVQNNVSIYTGVTCGDDVFLGPSCVFTNVVNPRSAVNRRGQYSKTHVGNGASIGANATIVCGHDIGEFAFIGAGTVITKDVPAFALMVGNPGKQIGWMSEFGHRLHFDESNKAVCEESGQVYSLENNQVKRIQ comes from the coding sequence ATGGCTTATTACTCACATCCTACAGCGATCGTTGATGAAAACTGTATCATAGGTGATGACACAAAAATCTGGCACTTCTCACACATCATGTCTGGTAGCAAACTGGGTAACCGTTGTAACATCGGACAGAATGTAGTGATATCTCCGGATGTAGTGTTGGGGAATAATGTAAAAGTGCAAAACAACGTATCGATCTATACAGGTGTAACCTGTGGGGATGATGTTTTTCTGGGCCCTTCCTGTGTTTTTACGAATGTCGTAAATCCTCGCAGTGCAGTAAACAGAAGAGGACAATATTCTAAAACGCATGTAGGCAATGGCGCTTCCATCGGCGCTAATGCTACTATTGTATGCGGACATGATATCGGAGAATTTGCTTTTATCGGTGCGGGTACGGTTATCACTAAAGATGTACCGGCTTTTGCCCTGATGGTGGGAAATCCCGGTAAACAGATCGGATGGATGAGTGAGTTTGGACACCGGTTACATTTTGATGAAAGCAATAAAGCTGTTTGTGAAGAAAGTGGACAGGTATATAGTTTAGAAAACAATCAAGTTAAAAGAATACAGTAA